The following proteins are co-located in the Heteronotia binoei isolate CCM8104 ecotype False Entrance Well chromosome 8, APGP_CSIRO_Hbin_v1, whole genome shotgun sequence genome:
- the LOC132575785 gene encoding interferon-induced protein with tetratricopeptide repeats 5-like — protein MRAYLQQLQGNYSEALSSLREAEMGLPEDHPTSLLIYGNFAWIYYHLVNYEKVELYLGRIHKICQSLSSPEPYSVQIPEIHAQKGWSFLAFGFRHGDKATECFEAALQEDQSNPDFQAGLAISVFASWTRSYDFHLWEKAKSLLEEILDRQPRNYEIKVHLADVLKEKNWRRCEDLIMDVARNSLNPEDLRQAAKLCKKNLLPRAIGILQGAIALAPSYHLLHYDLGVCYKMQLGRAAPEEREGILVAAIESFQRAVEADPRSIFSRLEWAQLCGEKAPLYAEEMYQNLLEKLPMVSKRCQQAIYLHWGDVLLHKKGLRQQALEMYEAGYSIAGGHIKERQLLRGRLVNLRNNFQEGSETDRAAAVFETLRLRPKFQM, from the coding sequence ATGAGGGCCtacctgcagcagctgcaagggaattATTCGGAAGCTCTAAGCAGTCTCCGAGAAGCAGAAATGGGACTCCCAGAAGACCATCCAACCAGCTTGCTGATTTATGGAAACTTCGCCTGGATCTATTACCACTTGGTCAACTACGAGAAGGTGGAGCTCTACCTGGGCCGAATTCATAAGATTTGCCAGTCCCTGTCCAGCCCTGAGCCATACTCTGTGCAGATCCCTGAGATCCACGCACAAAAAGGGTGGTCCTTTCTGGCCTTTGGCTTTCGGCATGGGGACAAGGCCACCGAATGTTTCGAAGCGGCGCTCCAAGAAGACCAGTCCAACCCGGACTTCCAGGCCGGCCTGGCAATCTCCGTCTTTGCTTCCTGGACTCGCTCTTACGATTTTCACCTTTGGGAAAAGGCCAAAAGCTTGTTGGAAGAGATTCTCGACCGCCAGCCCCGAAACTATGAAATCAAAGTTCATCTGGCCGATGTGCTAAAAGAAAAAAACTGGAGGAGATGCGAGGACCTCATCATGGACGTTGCCCGGAACAGCCTGAACCCCGAAGATCTCCGACAAGCTGCCAAGCTTTGCAAGAAGAACCTCCTCCCCCGAGCCATTGGCATCTTGCAAGGAGCGATCGCCCTGGCTCCCAGCTACCACCTCCTCCACTATGACCTTGGCGTCTGCTACAAGATGCAGCTGGGTAGAGCAGCTccagaagagagggaggggatcCTTGTCGCCGCTATCGAGAGcttccagcgggccgtggaagcaGATCCTCGGTCTATATTTTCCAGGCTGGAGTGGGCTCAGCTGTGTGGTGAAAAGGCCCCGCTTTACGCAGAAGAGATGTATCAGAACCTGTTGGAGAAGCTCCCGATGGTCAGCAAGAGATGCCAGCAGGCCATCTATCTGCACTGGGGGGATGTCCTCCTCCATAAGAAAGGGCTGAGGCAGCAGGCACTGGAGATGTACGAGGCCGGCTACTCTATCGCTGGTGGCCACATCAAAGAGCGGCAGCTGCTGAGAGGGAGGCTGGTGAACCTGCGCAACAATTTCCAGGAAGGCTCCGAGACAGACCGAGCTGCAGCTGTCTTTGAGACTCTTCGGCTGAGACCTAAGTTCCAGATGTAA
- the LOC132575784 gene encoding interferon-induced protein with tetratricopeptide repeats 1-like, whose amino-acid sequence MRAYLQQLQGNYSEALSSLREAEKGLPEDHPNGLLIYGNYAWIYYHLVNYEKVELYLGRIHKICQSLSSPEPYSVQIPEIHAQKGWSLLAFGFRNGDKATECFEAALQEDQSNPDFQAGLAISVLASWTRSFNFHLGEKAKSLLEAILQRQPQNYEIKVYLADVLEKKNWKRCVDLIMDVAQNSLNPEDLRQASRICKKKLLPRAIGILQGAIALAPSYHLLHYDLGVCYKMQLGGAAPEEREGILVAAIESFQRAVEADPQSIFSRLDLAQLCGEKAPLHAEEMYQNLLEKLPMVSKRCQQAIYLHWGDFLLHKKGLRQQALEMYEAGYFIAGGHIKEWHLLRERLVNLGNNFQEGSEADRAAAVFETLRLRPKFQM is encoded by the coding sequence ATGAGGGCCtacctgcagcagctgcaagggaattATTCGGAAGCTCTAAGCAGTCTCCGAGAAGCAGAAAAGGGACTCCCAGAAGACCATCCAAACGGCTTGCTGATTTATGGAAACTACGCCTGGATCTATTACCACTTGGTCAACTACGAGAAAGTGGAGCTCTACCTGGGCCGAATTCATAAGATTTGCCAGTCCCTGTCCAGCCCTGAGCCGTACTCTGTGCAGATCCCTGAGATCCACGCACAAAAAGGGTGGTCCCTTCTGGCCTTTGGCTTCCGGAACGGGGACAAGGCCACCGAATGTTTCGAAGCGGCGCTCCAAGAAGACCAGTCCAACCCAGACTTCCAGGCCGGCCTGGCAATCTCTGTCTTGGCTTCCTGGACTCGCTCTTTCAATTTTCACCTTGGGGAAAAGGCCAAAAGCTTGTTGGAAGCGATTCTCCAACGCCAGCCCCAAAACTATGAAATCAAAGTTTATCTGGCCGATGtgctagaaaaaaaaaactggaagagATGCGTGGACCTCATCATGGACGTTGCCCAGAACAGCCTGAACCCCGAAGATCTCCGACAAGCTTCCAGGATTTGCAAGAAGAAACTTCTTCCCCGAGCCATCGGCATCTTGCAAGGAGCGATCGCCCTGGCTCCCAGCTACCACCTCCTCCACTACGACCTTGGCGTCTGCTACAAGATGCAGCTGGGTGGAGCAGCTCcggaggagagggaagggatcCTTGTCGCTGCTATCGAGAGcttccagcgggccgtggaagcaGATCCTCAGTCTATATTTTCCAGGCTGGACTTGGCTCAGCTGTGTGGTGAAAAGGCCCCGCTTCACGCAGAAGAGATGTATCAGAACCTGTTGGAGAAGCTTCCGATGGTCAGCAAGAGATGCCAGCAGGCCATCTATCTGCACTGGGGGGATTTCCTCCTCCATAAGAAAGGGCTGAGGCAGCAGGCCCTGGAGATGTACGAGGCCGGCTACTTTATCGCTGGTGGCCACATCAAAGAGTGGCACCTGCTGAGAGAGAGGCTGGTGAACCTGGGCAACAATTTCCAGGAAGGCTCCGAGGCAGACCGAGCTGCAGCCGTCTTTGAGACTCTTCGGCTGAGACCTAAGTTCCAGATGTAA